A portion of the Pseudoalteromonas luteoviolacea genome contains these proteins:
- a CDS encoding CocE/NonD family hydrolase, whose product MCILSKLTAKVILLAAALSAMSLFAPLKAKENKHFLMPSNLKMLLANSNIPITQIADSELLFESLLPLVEQLPKELISKQPTEIKIGLSFFLQDKAYLNAAFITQNPLPKFTHYQQFYKANLKSSSTLTLKQFITQEVEQLSYAALYDYENNLNTRYKHQRKLLSNAINNIQGANTLNEQQLSLLAASAMNLSVLKSIYVVAHPVIQKKWHQEYIIEPARLISTTHNIEHTATIVRPKSPRKTYPAAFQFTIYADESRHIKTAKYAALQGYAGIIVNSRGKRLSSNKIEPWVNEGKDAHRIIDWISTQDWSNGEVVMYGGSYNGYTQWAAAKYKHPALKAIAPYAAAHPALGLPMENNIFLTANYQWGFHVTNNKTMDNSEYANRAHWDRVNKTLFSSGRAFKDIDKIEGRPNPLFQKFLSHPSFDNYYKSMVPFGKDFADIAIPVLSITGYFDGGQISSIYYMKEHYKHNPKANHSLLIGPYDHWTAQDIPRSHVTNYQLDPVAAKKDTEKIVFEWFDHILNNGPSPELVKGKVNYQLMGNNSWHHADSFDQLNQQGIDFYLGSPSNAHYQALVTTKPGQLEKHTQKIDLTDRDIQHNIDYMNVILPKLPDETGVVFITDEFKQDMRYAGTPTGHLSISINHRDVDIGFNLYQIQPDGQTFHLAHYRSRASYAKDSSHRQLLTPNHKTKLPLVNTRMTARKLAKGSKIALVLDVNKNEHAQVNMGTGKDVSLETIADAKELLVLNWFTDSKIHLPITPMYGKSNNH is encoded by the coding sequence ATGTGCATTTTATCTAAATTAACTGCCAAAGTAATTCTTTTGGCCGCAGCTTTATCAGCAATGAGCTTATTTGCTCCACTAAAGGCGAAGGAAAATAAACATTTTTTAATGCCCTCAAACTTAAAGATGCTTTTGGCAAATAGCAATATACCCATAACTCAGATTGCTGACTCTGAGTTACTGTTTGAATCTTTATTACCATTAGTAGAACAGTTGCCTAAAGAATTGATATCCAAGCAGCCGACTGAAATCAAAATAGGTTTAAGCTTTTTTCTACAAGATAAAGCCTATTTAAACGCAGCATTTATTACACAAAACCCACTTCCAAAGTTCACTCACTATCAGCAATTTTACAAAGCAAATTTAAAATCAAGCAGCACACTGACGCTTAAACAGTTTATAACACAAGAAGTAGAACAACTAAGCTACGCAGCTTTGTATGACTATGAAAACAACCTAAACACACGTTACAAACATCAGCGTAAGCTGCTCTCAAACGCCATAAATAACATACAAGGCGCCAACACGCTCAATGAGCAACAACTAAGCCTACTCGCTGCTAGTGCAATGAATCTAAGCGTACTGAAAAGTATCTATGTCGTAGCACACCCAGTTATTCAAAAGAAGTGGCACCAAGAGTACATTATTGAACCTGCAAGGCTTATCTCTACGACACATAATATTGAGCACACAGCCACCATAGTAAGACCAAAATCCCCCCGAAAAACTTATCCAGCTGCCTTTCAGTTCACAATTTATGCCGACGAAAGCCGACATATTAAAACCGCGAAATACGCAGCGTTACAGGGTTATGCTGGGATTATAGTAAACTCTCGAGGTAAACGGCTCAGTAGCAATAAAATCGAACCATGGGTTAATGAAGGCAAAGACGCGCATAGAATCATTGATTGGATAAGTACACAAGATTGGAGTAACGGTGAAGTAGTTATGTATGGGGGTAGCTATAATGGCTACACTCAGTGGGCAGCAGCCAAGTACAAACACCCTGCTTTAAAAGCAATTGCGCCCTATGCCGCGGCTCATCCAGCTCTTGGATTGCCTATGGAAAACAACATATTTTTGACTGCTAACTACCAATGGGGGTTTCACGTTACGAATAACAAAACAATGGATAATAGTGAATATGCAAACCGTGCACACTGGGACAGAGTAAACAAGACTCTATTCTCAAGCGGCAGAGCTTTTAAGGATATAGACAAAATTGAAGGTCGCCCAAACCCTTTATTTCAAAAGTTTTTAAGTCACCCGAGCTTCGATAATTACTACAAATCAATGGTTCCTTTCGGAAAAGATTTTGCTGATATTGCCATTCCCGTCCTTTCAATAACGGGTTACTTTGATGGTGGCCAAATATCCTCTATTTATTATATGAAAGAGCACTACAAACATAACCCAAAAGCAAATCACAGCTTATTGATAGGTCCTTATGATCATTGGACAGCACAAGATATCCCACGCAGTCATGTTACTAATTATCAACTTGACCCTGTAGCCGCTAAAAAAGACACTGAAAAAATAGTATTCGAATGGTTTGACCATATTCTAAATAATGGCCCTTCGCCAGAGCTTGTGAAGGGCAAAGTCAACTATCAACTGATGGGTAATAACAGTTGGCACCATGCAGATAGTTTTGACCAGCTCAACCAACAAGGCATTGACTTTTATTTAGGTAGTCCTTCAAATGCACATTACCAAGCGCTCGTGACAACCAAGCCGGGCCAATTAGAGAAGCACACGCAAAAGATTGACCTAACAGACCGCGATATTCAGCATAATATTGACTACATGAATGTAATACTCCCTAAACTTCCAGACGAAACAGGCGTTGTATTTATCACTGATGAATTCAAACAAGATATGCGGTACGCAGGCACACCTACTGGTCATTTATCTATCTCTATCAACCATCGTGATGTCGATATTGGCTTTAACCTTTATCAGATCCAACCTGATGGCCAAACATTTCATTTAGCTCATTATCGTAGCCGAGCAAGTTATGCAAAAGATAGTTCTCACCGTCAATTGCTTACGCCAAATCATAAAACTAAATTGCCATTAGTAAACACACGCATGACTGCAAGAAAACTGGCAAAAGGCAGTAAAATTGCGCTGGTATTGGACGTAAACAAAAATGAGCACGCTCAAGTAAATATGGGAACTGGTAAAGACGTAAGCCTAGAAACCATTGCCGATGCCAAAGAGCTACTGGTTTTAAATTGGTTCACAGATAGTAAAATTCACCTTCCAATTACGCCTATGTATGGTAAAAGCAATAACCACTGA
- a CDS encoding winged helix-turn-helix domain-containing protein — translation MRWKIGEITFCDQTLTLTFGGRKTQLEPMVSEVLRFFCLHPHTMVSRDELIEQVWEGRIVTDNAVNRVITKLRKALHDDPRKPAFIVTFPKKGYQLIADVSVIVESQPIETRDSDKSLNTHKFNRVTFLAMGILAVLLLSFLYLVLQSPLKSNQERLTDVSALTREPGLELNPHLSPDGQYLLFTEVHNGSISLKLKTLNNEEVDVIDHGVDTWEGPASWRKDGKAFVYLTTKANSCQYFLRSFDDGEIGEPKLIHNCRTGSYGKISFTHNDDLLIFNEAAYPGGPFYLFSLQLSTGVKTRLAQPLTGLGGYSQFDLHPTKNKLLISAIDSQFSTGLYVIDIENHTFEHLFNNEGGAVWGHSGEQLVLLGGYPGNEIVSYDLAGNDRTTLYSNSHALFGLSRHPNGKGYLFSTGSRDRNITYYSMTSKSQRTLAATSVDERLARFSYDSQSVAYVSLATGREQVWLYDFTTQRRAVLTQFNMQQHIVDLKWTDSGRFIFVLTHNKVFQVSVNSGHIKQLKIPQTEIVGLSIKDDSTIAFSLKDSDKWRVHYYDTRSDTLISEDPNWQFVSFSKSTDDIIWQDIHGEYFTGVDHTPVRSEKIKTIPLVVQSRFNLQKQASQWLWQQVKSRRYQLYQYDELKNIQKLLITSDSSDFDWHNDKLLYNSVHYANSDIYTASPAEF, via the coding sequence ATGCGTTGGAAAATAGGTGAAATTACATTTTGTGATCAAACCCTAACTTTGACTTTTGGTGGTCGAAAGACTCAGCTTGAACCCATGGTTTCAGAAGTGTTGCGATTTTTTTGTTTGCATCCACATACCATGGTTTCAAGAGACGAATTAATTGAGCAAGTGTGGGAAGGGCGCATAGTCACAGATAATGCCGTCAATCGTGTGATCACCAAATTAAGAAAAGCCTTGCATGATGATCCCAGAAAGCCTGCTTTTATTGTGACCTTTCCCAAAAAAGGGTATCAGCTTATTGCAGATGTTAGCGTGATAGTTGAAAGCCAACCTATTGAAACTCGAGATTCCGATAAAAGTTTAAACACGCACAAATTTAATAGGGTGACTTTTTTAGCTATGGGCATTTTGGCAGTGCTTTTGCTGTCATTTTTATACTTAGTGTTGCAAAGCCCCTTAAAGTCCAATCAAGAACGATTAACCGATGTAAGCGCATTGACGCGAGAGCCTGGTTTGGAACTAAACCCTCATTTGTCACCTGATGGTCAATACCTCTTGTTTACTGAAGTACATAATGGAAGCATCAGTTTAAAACTAAAAACGCTTAATAACGAAGAGGTTGATGTTATCGATCATGGTGTTGATACATGGGAAGGACCTGCATCATGGCGAAAAGACGGTAAAGCATTTGTCTATCTGACCACTAAAGCGAACAGTTGTCAGTATTTTCTAAGAAGTTTTGATGATGGAGAGATAGGCGAACCAAAGTTGATACATAACTGTCGAACTGGCAGTTATGGGAAAATTTCGTTTACGCACAATGATGACTTACTCATCTTTAACGAAGCCGCTTACCCTGGTGGGCCTTTTTATTTATTTAGCTTGCAATTATCAACTGGCGTCAAAACACGTTTAGCTCAACCTCTTACTGGGCTCGGTGGCTACAGTCAATTTGATTTGCACCCAACAAAAAACAAGCTGCTAATAAGTGCTATTGACAGCCAATTTTCGACTGGTTTGTATGTTATCGATATCGAAAATCATACATTTGAACATTTGTTTAATAACGAGGGTGGGGCTGTTTGGGGTCACTCTGGTGAACAACTTGTATTACTGGGTGGTTACCCAGGAAATGAAATCGTGAGTTATGATTTAGCAGGGAACGATCGAACAACATTGTATTCCAATAGTCATGCTTTATTTGGCTTAAGTCGCCATCCAAATGGCAAGGGTTACTTGTTCAGCACAGGGTCTCGAGATAGGAATATTACATATTATTCAATGACGTCGAAGTCGCAGAGAACATTGGCGGCAACTTCCGTTGATGAACGATTGGCTAGGTTCTCTTATGATAGTCAATCGGTTGCTTATGTAAGTTTGGCGACGGGGCGTGAACAAGTGTGGCTTTATGACTTTACAACACAACGCAGGGCCGTATTGACACAGTTTAATATGCAACAGCACATAGTTGATTTAAAGTGGACTGACAGTGGACGGTTCATTTTCGTGTTAACACACAATAAGGTTTTTCAAGTTTCAGTTAACAGTGGTCATATTAAGCAATTAAAAATCCCTCAAACTGAGATTGTCGGATTATCAATTAAAGATGACAGTACGATTGCGTTTAGTTTGAAAGACAGTGATAAATGGCGCGTTCATTATTACGACACTCGCAGCGATACACTAATTAGTGAAGACCCAAACTGGCAGTTTGTGTCATTCTCAAAATCTACGGATGATATAATTTGGCAAGACATCCATGGTGAATATTTCACGGGCGTAGATCATACGCCTGTCAGGTCTGAAAAAATTAAAACTATCCCGTTGGTTGTTCAAAGTCGGTTTAATTTGCAAAAACAGGCAAGTCAATGGCTTTGGCAGCAAGTCAAGTCGAGAAGGTATCAGCTATATCAATACGATGAGTTAAAAAACATACAAAAGTTGTTAATTACATCAGACAGCAGTGACTTTGACTGGCACAACGATAAGCTTTTGTATAATTCTGTTCATTATGCAAACTCAGATATTTACACAGCGTCACCTGCGGAGTTTTGA